Part of the Anoplopoma fimbria isolate UVic2021 breed Golden Eagle Sablefish chromosome 4, Afim_UVic_2022, whole genome shotgun sequence genome, AATGCTGGCTTGCATCCGGATGAAttaggacatcctggtatttttggcatactgtatgtgacatactatgtattgtgacacactaaatatttttctggcTAATAAACAGTATGGTTTGTGGGTATTGAAAACCCACAGTATACAATTGTTTTCACAGGTTGTATAGTACTCTTCACGACAAGCCAACTTAactgtgtgtgtaaaatctGTGAAGTGCTCCTTTAATGTAATGCCTGACTTTTACTGCAGCAGCAATGGAGAACACGAAGCCATGAAATTAAATGTAGAATGTTTTAAGGCGTGGCACAGGAGTAAAAATCAACTTTGAAATGAACAAAGATATGattttagtaaaataattacaatttcaTGAGAATTATTTATAACAACGCAGATTCCTCCCCTCACTACAACATAGCATAGCtaaaaatcacagtttaagGCTCAGAAAAGCAGACATGTACTAGCAGTGTGACCTTCCCAACTACTTTGGTGCCTCCCAACTGACATAACGGGCTTTTTGTGCTACTTAAACTTAAACTCTTTCTGCTGCATTAAGCATAATAAGTTTAAGCACCAAGGAATTTGGGTGTGTATCTGAACAAAGAGCTGAAGAAACCTGGATGGGGTGAACCAGAGAGATTTTCAAGACTTACCATCTGTAGTTggaagagggtttttttctattgtttcaGTCTTCTTGAGCATGTCTGTCTGAAAATGCTCCAATGCCTCATTGAGTGGCTTTTTCATAGTTATCTAATGGGGAAAAagtgggagacagagagagcaaaaacatgatgattgaaatcaaaaacacagatttttaaaatTACATGGGCTAAAGAAGCAAACAGGTCAGTAAGAGCATAGTTGGAAAATTAAATGCTTAACTTTTGTGGTGAAAGTGCTTCtgattggggaaaaaaattcCAGAATATATCAAACTAAAGCAAGATGACCATGATTTAAGCACATTTGCTGATTGTAAAGGACTGAATGAGAGGAATAATCACAGGTACGTTCCAGGTACTTACCTCTTCGATGGCTTGCTTCTCATCTTTGATTACTGTGGTATCAAAAGGGACAAATATGAGGTCAAAATTAGCATTGAATCACCAATGCTGATAAATAAACAGCCGACCTGTTGGGACTCATAGAATTTATCTATAAAGAGAATGATAATGCCAACTAATCAGAGGCCACCCGCCCCTCCCCCtacccctacacacacaaacacaccctacTTAACCTTATACCTAGTCCTTACAATACAATGTGATGATTAACATTGTCAGAGACATGCATTTTGTTCCCAAAAGTAATGCGAGCCCCAACAATGCGACTGTGTGAACGGATTTATGTCTCCAcaacatctcacacacacacacacacgcacgcacacgcacttTAAACTGTCCTCTTCCTGCTACCGGATCCGAGGCGAGGCCTTTTTACTGCGCAGCACATTGTCTGGGACACTGATTTATTGCTCTATTAAAGTTTACAATTTTTTTACCCCACAGCTGGATGGCATGAAGCTCCACTTGCCCTTTagcctttttaataaatgttataaagagagagattttttGATAAATGTTCCTTTGAACAGGTTGGCATTAAGCAGAACAAGGGCAAGCTCTCAGGTAACTGGGTGTGTACCTGCTGTTAATCAGTAAAGCAGTTGTTTGCAGTTGCCTTTTCATAATGATAGGCAGGGAGGAGTAGTTGAACTGTGACGACTGTGAGGAAAAGGTGAAACTTGGCACAAGTTGATGAAGTTTGTATTTAGAGGGCACTTCTTTTCTCCTTAACACATACCCTGAGTTGTTGgcagagtgtttttttcttccatttcagTCCTCTTGAGACTACTTCTTTTAAACTTCTGCACCTCCTTATTGACTGGACATGTCTTGCTCATTTTGGAAGAGTTctactggggaaaaaaaaaaaaaaaagtgggagtGAAAGCAGGAAAACATGATCCCATCGGCCTCACTGAACACGTTGCCAGCAGTAGTCTACAATCCAATACAGTTATGCAAAGTAAGCCTCTAGCTCtgttaaaaaggaaacagaactGGGCTGAACCCTGGAATTACATCATACAGTCAtcgggaaaaaaacattaactgcGTCCAGGAAGTATATCAGACCACACCCTACATTATAATGAGTACTTAACATAACAGTAAATAACTGTTGTGGAAAGTATTTGGCCTGTAgcagaaatgttaaaaacaataaaaacaattactgATGTTTGCATCACATTCCAATGTTCAGGCGTCTCTTTGAGTGCGCGCCCTGATAAACAGAGATAATGCAGAATAACTTTACCTGGTGCAGAAGTGCGCAGCGTCTTTAACAGGTAAAATGCGTCTGTGTGATGTGTCCAAAGCGATCGCCTTAAGTAGAGACTACACGCCCTTCTGCACGCCAACATGGACACCAATGTTCTAGCTCCTATTGGCTCCCAAAGCTCAGATGAAGAATTTTCATTGGACAACCCTGATGTCTGGGCAAAGCTGATGGCTGCCCGTTCATGTCAAGGAATGTTGCAATCGTTTGGATCAGTGGTTCCTCCCCTTACCTTACGCACAACTGCTCAGCTTCCACTAGAGTGGATCTAgctggtttttatttattttacatacacacaccatcTAGTGGACGGGCTGGGACATGTACATCACAGAAACTCCTTAAATGCATGATAGataatattcatttattaatgcacTTTAAGGGAAAACGTCTGTATACTTcaataataagtattattataatgCTACTCCCTGTTCACATGTTTACTTGGAGGTTACAGACAggttgttgacatttttttttatttcacagtcaCATAGATACCGTTTTTTTTAAGGGCTACATTGTGAAAACACTTATTTATTCCATCCATTGGCTTATGGCAGGGCACTGGAGCTTGCCCACATCACCCTTGATGAGTTGACAATGTATTCCAGTGCTATTTAGCCATTTAGTTTCCAACTCACATAACCTGTATGTCTATGGACCCCCATGCAGACATGGGGAGGAcatacaaactccacacagagagTGTGTACACTGAGGCCTATATTATTTTTTCCAGTCCTTTAACTCACATGGAATATTTATGTCATacagaaaattaaataatgtcTTGACAATACACCATAAACATGGATCCATCTCCCTTTATGCACTTAAAGGGAAATGACAGTGCTTTAGTATTGCACTCCAACAGAGACAGGTGGTCAAGATCAAGGCAGCAAAGGCTGATATCCTGACCTTTAGTGACTTATACGGCTCCAGCCTGAAAAATTAAGGATCCTACTTTTTTTCCATGTTGAAACCAATATTGTTTCCTAGCTGGTAAATGTGTGTTGCAGGGCTTCTGCTTTAAATAGTAGTCTCCAAACCGAGATCACCCTGAAAGATCATCAGAGTTAAGATAACTCAATGGGCATCCTGTTGGACTGGCAGGTGATCTTTGTTGGACGTCATTTGTTCCCCATTTCTTTCCTGTAATTTCCTGATATTTCTTCTTTATACAAATACCAGCAAATAGCAAATATGCAAAGTAGCTGTTGATAACCTGAGTATGATGAGTTAACTGACTTTGATGAGTTAAACTGGTAAAATTCTCCATTAagacagtaaaaataaaaggcaCCTGATTCACCAACACCATATTTATATTATCAATCATTATATGATAAATACTTCCTGGTAGTGGTGACTTGAACTTGCTTGTGAATTCTGATACATTGGTCGTGATTGTTGATATGAACCAGGTGATGGATCATATCCTTGTGGCTGCACTTGAATTTCACATTAATagtttcaaaaaatattttcagaacataaaaaacttttttttgtaccttATAGCCaatacaaactgtaaaacaatttttaaatgatgtttttcAGCCTGAACCTTTCTGCTGCCAGTCGTAGATAGCAGTGGTGATTCCCCATGTAATGCATGATCTCAAAACAACCAGTGAGCCTCCTCTGTACAGCAGAGCAACACTCCGCTGCCGAGATTCCCACAGCATCCTCCAACAAGCCATGACCCCTTTCACCTCCCCTCCCACTTTTGCCTGCATGTTAGCCACTAGCACGGACAGAGGGTAAAGAGTCATGCTGATGGCCATGGAGGTCAGTGTCCCCGAGACGAAGGAGGAAACCACTGGAGAAAGCCCCTGTGCCTCCACGACAGCACACACCGGCCCCTTCAGGCCAAAGTAGAGGGAGCTGCCAAGAGCATTGCGGGCCGTGATTGGCAGAAAGGCTCTGTAGTACCCTAAGGCCGGCCTATGTGTCTTCAGACTCACAAGAACACTCTTCATGGTGGGTAGGTGGCGGTCATTTTGGCTGTTTTGCAACACATTTTGGATGCGCTCAAAGGGGGTAAAAACCACAGCTTCCACCATACCTGCACCAAACCCAGCCAGAGCAGGCAAGGCAGAGGTGTAGATGACATTCTGGGATGACAGGGAGAGCTGACGGAGGAGGGTGTCTTGGAGGCCAAAGAGCAGCGTGCCATTCAGGGTCCTCATCAGTAATGGTGGGGCCACGCCCCTGTAGAGCTTCACAGGTCCCTCTTTGAGGAGCTGTCCCACTGCCTGGTGAACCGGGGTGTTGTGGATTTGTTGACGGAAAACAGTTTTGTAGACAGGGAAGACGATGAGGGTGGGGATGGTGGATAACAAGCTGGAGGTCCCTCCGTGGAGGTAGCTGTGGAAACGAACCATTTGATCCCTGAAGCCCTCTTCATCTTGTTCATGGCCGGGGCTTCCTGCCATCCTTGAGCTGAGTAAAAATTTAATCACAAATCATTTCAGTGTCGCCCTAACATCGGACAGTCATACTGATACTGAAACTACCAATGtggaaatgaaactgaaaactAAGGGTAGATAAACGACAGCCAAATAAATGAcacttaaataatatatatatgcataacATATGAACATTAAGTATCATTTGAGAACAGAAAATATTGAAGAAAAATCTGAGATGAAATTGACTTATTTACTTACCCAGTCAGCTATCAgtggatgataaaaaaaatcaaaacgcTAAATTTATACAGCCTAGTTTTTACTTAAATTTCCTCCGTCTACTGATGGGAGATGAAGGCAGCACAGGCGTTTTTTTGTTATACTACACTGCAGGAACAGAGATCATTTCGTGTCATTCGCCTCGCAACACGTTTTCTGCTCGTTTCTCcccaaatataaataatattaatataatataaacagtCAAGCCTCGTCCCAAAACGTGTAACATTTTCAGATCCGAGATGAAACAGCGCACTGAGAATTGAGATGCCGGTGTCCGTGATTGGCCCGCCTCCTCTAGAATAACTATTGGTCAAGACGGTCTACGTCACGTAGTCAGCGATTGGTTATTTTGCCTATcaatcaaatgtgttttctttcttcctgaACAAGGGTGTgtataaagtgaaaaaaaaaatcaaagcaacagacctactactgctattatttatttttatttacttaaccCTTTGACAAACACAGATGTCAAAGCTATGATTTGACTGCTTGAGTGTGAACACAAGAAACATGCAAATGCTGGATTGAAATATGCTGGGCgctttattcaaataaatgatcTGGCCATGAGGGCAAACTCCATGGTGAAAAAAGCTTCAGCAGAATCATGTctatgatttctggaaagaagTTAAGGTTGCCAATAACATTAAAATGCCCATTGCTATCCACTATTTATGGGGCTAAATATTGCAGATCTGTAGAGTACACAttatagtgtttttgtttttttaaatcagtgtttaGAGTGATGAATTTAATGTTGGTGATGTAACTTATAATGGTGGTGTGTTTATTTGACCTGCTGAAGTCTGCTATGTCATTGTGAAATTGGCAGGGAACAAAGCATGTGACCAAATAGCAGACGAACATCTGAAGCATGCTAGCCATAGAATTCCAGTTTTacttgctttgtgtttttctggatTGTTAATGCATGGCGTGCTTCCTGACTCTATGCTGACCGTTTTATTAGTGCCAGTAATCAAAGATAAAACCGGTAAAACATACAGcatgtacatttgttttttatgaaagagCAAGAGCTAGCCTGAACACAAAGGCCTTAACTGAGCAAACacaatgtattgtattgttttaaataaacaatacaaatgcTATCTATAATCCTGGttgtatttaactttttcataTTGAGCTTACATGCGATAATAAAGTGTTATATGCTTAAATGTAAGATACACCAAttccagaaacaaaacaagtgcCAGGTTTAAGATTTTAggcatatttcattttattaagaaCGCATCCACAGATAACCGGTGCATTCACCCtactgaaaaagtaaaagacaaaagGTTTGGAGATGCACATTCATAACAAATCTTTCCtccagacaaaaataataataaaaaaaaaaagggtgcaaaaaaaataaaataaaaattgcagGTGAACATTTCTTAAGGAAGCTCCAGCCTGCAGAGACCCCAAACTAAAACCCGACAGCTTCTCTATAGAAAGCTCAACGTAGAACCTACCCCTGGACACTGGGAAAACCCCACTCAATGGAGGGCACCTCAAAAGTGGAAAGAAACATCCCAGAACATCTTTTACTGCCTGATAAGACACAAGAAAGTTCTCGGTCCAGTGCAAAAATAAACAGCTAAATAGGAGGAGGGGGggactggaggaaaaaaaaaaaagtaatcccACTTCAGACTGCTGAGGCACTCTTGAGTTGAGTGGAGCCTCAGTGGCACTGTAAACTAGTTCAATACACATTCACTTCATCAGTTAAATTCTTTGCAGACAGCAGAAAACACAGGAGCAACATGAAAAACTACACTCGTTCATTGTAACAGCTTTATATGGCAGATGCTTCTCCTGACCACTGGAACTTGCCAGGGATGTTTATACAAGCTCTTGGACCATTGATTGAAATGAAACCTGAGGGCTGTACCACAAAGCGAGATTAGTGGGTTAGCAAGGTATGTTGTGCCTAAAGCAAGACATTTCCTCGTTACCATGGGGCTCGCTTTTAACTTGGCTAGATCGCCATGGTAAGATTTGCTGCAAACATAAGGACCAGTTTTGGTTCAGTTTCAGCTTGAAATTAGCTATAAACAAAATGACCTTTCATTTATCAACCTTTTGGGAATAGTGACACCGTCGTGGTTAATCAATCCATCAGATAGAGATCCTCATCCGAGGGAATACCTCATATATGCAAACTTGTTGAGGCACAACGATACGTTATTGATGAAACTGAACACAGCCATGCTATTACAGCAGTATAAACTGTGGGCATCGCGTTGCCACAGGAACCAATATGCATTCAGCTGTAGATGCAGAAAATCTGAGTTAgaatatagttttgttttagtCACAATGTTGTTTCTGCTCTCAGTGGACTACAAATGTGTTTCTATTGTTCTCTGGCCTTTTCCCCCACATTGGCGCGAAGAAAAGCCACAGCATCCATAACAGTTAACTAAATTATTCATCAGTATGACCTCTACTTGCATATGAAATGCAGTATAATTCCTTCCAATCATTACATTACCACATTGGATGTTTTTATGCTGTGCCCTGATTTGCTTAAGTCCGTTTTACACTGCGGGTACTGCAGTTTATATAACACAGATAAGAAAAGGTAGTAATCAATAGGCATTATATATCCTTCATTATGGTATATGAGGTATATAAAAGTATATTGTTTAAATCTGCTGCCTCCAGTGTAAAGTTTAGGAACTCTAAGATGTGCAGCTgtcatgttaaaaataaacGGTCGGCATCGAGTGGGAAAATAAATTCCTCTTTTGCAGAAACGGTGTTGCTTTTTGATGTAACCTTTTTTGATATTAATAGGCGTAAGTGAGGAGCATGCAATGGGTCCATTTTGTTCAGCTAAGGAGTGTGTGGAAGAAAACCTGGGTCATCAAAGCAAGTTGATGACGCCTTTCCCGTTATCTCTGATCAGGGTTTCAGGCTTTGTCGAGCCAGCTAAGTCAAAGAAACCCTGGCTGTCTAACTTTCTTCGTAGTACAGCCCTCTGGAGAGGTGAAATGGTCAGGAGAAACTCTGTACCTAAATGTTATGGAGGAGGGGGGCAAAAGTTCACAGTGGATAAACACCTATTTATCCAAGTACAATAAATATGCTGGCCTAAATTGGTAGCTTGCGATTGCTTTGGTACCCAGACACGAAGGGACACTGCTCAATGGGGAAGGGACTTAAGTGAGGGGGTCAGAGTTAGTACTAACAGGCATGACagttcattctttcttttttgttttccacagttaGCATAACATCTTTGCTAATGGTTGTGTTTGGGTCGGAGAATTCCCTCTTCTCTTATTTGGTGTAACAGCGCTCAGTGGATGGGAGACATCATTTGTTACAAGGGGACGTGGCTGAAAAGGTACGACACAGACTCGCCGTTGTGAGTTCTACGGATGGCCTCTGCAAGGATCATGGAGATGTCAATAacctggagggagagaggatgggTTGTTGTGGATATAACAAGACTGGATATTTGtttattgacagaaaatgaatgactTTGGAAGTAacttatcaaataaaaatactaacatACAAAAGTCTAGCTTCTCAAACTGAGGACTTATGcatttgttttctaaaaacTATAAATAGAGCTACTTCATAGGCAATTATGTATTTCACTACCAACTTTGGGTTCTGAGTGAAATAAATCACACTGAAAAAGGAATAGATAATCAAAATTATAAAATGCTGGATCCTGACCTGTATTTTGGGACAAtgcttcatcttctcctcctgaGGGATTGTGTTGGTGACCACCACAGCTTCAAAGCAGGCATTGTTGATGCGTGAGATAGCTGGGCCAGAGAAGATGCCATGGGTTAGGATGGCATACACCTTGGTGGCACCAGCAGAAATGAGTCtataaagagagaaacaatatAATGCATCACATGACTTAAATTAATTCAGTAATGATCGCTTCCAAAGATAGCTCGACATCAGGACCATGAAAACCCCAGTAGCCCTCTTGTCAGTGGTCAAGGctttttttatgatgtaaaGTTCTCAATGTATTTACcacaggaggaaaataaaaggaCTTACTTGTCAGCAGCATGGCAGATTGTTCCACATGTGTCAGCCATGTCATCCACCAGAATAGCGACCCTATCCGTCACGTCTCCAACGAGAACCATGCGGTCCACCTCATTtgcctttttcctctccttgtgAATAAGGGCAAAGTCCACATTCAATCTGTCTGCTATGGAGGTGACCCTGCAAATAAGAGAGAATAATTTCCACGAGTTAGAGGTAGAGTGCACGCCAAAGCGTACAAcgctgtaaacacacacacgtcaaaTCAGAACCTTGTCAGAGATAAGTAAAGCCAACAGATATTTAATCTAAAGTAAATTCCAGAGGAGATGCTCAAGGGTAGAACACCTACAGTACGGCAAGTGTTACTGGCATACCTCTTGGCTCCTCCTGCATCTGGCGAAACAATGGTGCAGGTTTTCCATTCAGGGATGTTCTCTTTGATCCATTTCAGCACAGCTGGCTCTGCATATAAATTATCCACAGGAATATCAAAGAATCCCTGGAAAGAGAGGTATATGGAACGGGGTTAGAGGAGCTGAACATGCACTACCTGCTGGAAGGGCCAAGACCAGGCTCATATCTCCCATTGACATATATAAAGCAGGCTATGGAGGTCAAGTTTCTAACATAGGTTAAAATATCACCCAAAGGACAGATCCATAGCAGGATACTGAAGAGGATGCACTTCAGTTTAGGTCTGCTTTTTGTGCTGCTCACCTGTATTTGTGAGGCGTGCAAGTCCATGGTGATAATATGGTCAGCGCCTGATACCGACAACATGTTGGCCACCAACTTGGCAGAGATAGGGGCGCGGCTCTGCAATGGAAATAGATCTCTTCAGTCACATGGAAGAAGTGAACTGGCAAGCATTGCTCGTTTCTAAAAATAACACTCAACTGAGAGCTTAGCCATCCAATACAATGATGCTAGTAAAATATTACAATCTAGTCCTCAAATTACTTATTGATAccttaaatataaattaaatatcaccGGTATGTACAGCTAAACACAGAGGCATTCAGTTAAGTGGATAAATATGTTTTGCCGAACTGCAATATGGCTTTTAAGAATAGGAACACTCACTGCTATATAACAAACTCATGTAAATCCTGGATGCTATCTGGTCTTGCATGACAATAATTAATAAACATTGTGATTTGGTAgtcaaaaagggaaaaaaacattccattCATGCAAAACCATCAACATGTTTGAATGAGAGTAAACAGGCAAAAGCAACAAGCCAAGAACAAAATAAACGGGAAGTTGATTCAGCAGAGCACGCACAGAACAggagaaaggaaaacaaacccaaaaaagcaaagcaattaTGCCTTGTCAGGTTGTTACTGATGGGCATGGCCGCAGGCTTCTCGTCATGATGCTGGATGGCAAAATGGCATGACAGAAGTAATTAGACAGATATCCCTCACCCCCACCTTGTCCTTCTTGTCTTGCCGGGCATAGGGGAAGCAGGGGATGACAGCAGAGACCCTGGAGGCAGAGGCAATCTTGCAGGCGTTGATCATGATCAGCAACTCCATCAGATTGTCGTTGATCTCCCCACAGCCACTCTGCACGATGTAGACATCCTCCCCACGCACGCTCTCCCCTATCTCCACGCtgccaggagagagagagagagagagagagagagagagagagagagaggagacaagacaAACAGTACTTAGTGGCATGGAGGGGACACACCGTGGCAAAGGCAGGACAATGATGAGATGGAGTAAACAATGATGAGATGGAGTAAACAATGATGAGATGGAGTAAACAATGATGAGATGGAGTAAACAATGATGAGATGGAGTAAACAATGATGAGATGGAGTAAACAATGGcgtcagaaaaacaacagtctCAATTTGACAAAgccatcttaaaaaaaaaaaaaaaaggccatggACGCGTGGACTACAAGTTCCTAACAACACTGCGCGTAAATGTCCCCCCATGACACCACGTTTCTAATTATAAAAGGCGTCACATACCATTAGATGAAGTCACCACCAATGCATTACACTCACCAGGTTTCTTGGTTGCTAAATTTCTTCGTCACAACCTTCCCCAGCTCCAGACCCAGGCGGTCTGCTATTTTCTGAGACAGGTCCGGATGTGAGCTACCgctgaatattttgatattcGGCATTTTGTTGCGCTCCAGGTCGTCGTTCAGTGGCAGCTGTCGAGTCAGAGGGAGCGACGGGGTCCGAGACAACCACACACACCGGGAGAGGAGTCAGCAATAATGTAATGGTCAGCAGGTGAGGAGCAACTCGTACCGAGCTGTGCAGGCTTCCCTACCTATCCACCATTATGTCCCACACATCACGCGTGCGGCTATACTTCCAGGAGTGGCGCGCACGCTTTGCTTTACGTTCCGCCGCGATGACGTCCTTCCGGGTAAAGTGGAGCCAAAAAACCGGGAGCGAGTCCACGTTGTCGTAAACGCACCTATACGTGACAATGCACATAATAAACGCAAAGTAAGTTCACGCTAACACATTGTGGTGCAGAATTGTCCCCTTTTGACCTGGAGTTGTAGTTTTCATTGCCACAAATTAGTAgtttacagtagcagtcaaaagtttggacacagcttctcattttactactttgaagaatgtaaaatataaaacatattctggtttgttgagcatttgtttgtttaccacatcattccatatgtgttccttcatagtttggatgtcttcaatattaatctacaatgtagaaaaaaatagcaaataaagaaaaaccattgaatgagaatgtgtgtccaaacttttgactgctactgaaaattccattttttttcataacaaacAGGGATATTGGCACTCAGGTAACGTTAGTGTTTCCTCTAAGCCTCAATAAATCAATTTGACATGACACAgcggaaaagcacaggtgtataTGTAATGGCTACATCCCACCTAGGGgaggtcctggtattgtgcatgctggctcactaaAGCTAACTAGGACACTTAATGGAACtgagccatcgttaatgttatcAGTTTCACAGGTGCATTTCCtccaaaatgtctgctgtgaaaaatgtcGATAGATTGTGAATCTGTTGGAAATGTGGACTTCTATACTCACCACATTTAAAGTTACTTGGAGGGCACTGCAGTGAATATGTAGGCCAAAGCACATGTGTTGTTTATGGTTATATTTAGCCTGTTCTTACGCTAGATTCAGAGGTAACACAACTGCACATTCACCTTGTGTTGTCATTAAAGctaaatttgtcatttttgcagTGATCTCTGACATGTGCCTGGCTCAGGACTTCAACGACAACATGGTGAACTTTGGGACTTCAACGAATGTGCTTCCCCAAAATGCAGAAGTGGTAAGTAGGCCCATAagccttttcacagcagacattttgacccGTCAAAGTGGGAAAAGCACAGGCATTACTAATAACGTCAACGGCTGTGATCAATTAAAATGTTCCCAGTAGGCCTAATAAGCCAAGGAAGTGGGACAGTGAGCCAACATGCCCGATAATGTGACATTTCATACTGAATACAGTCAATAAAGCCTTTTAACTATTAACAGTGGCATATTACTGTGTTAAGTTTTGACTGGTGTGTTCAATTATGAGTGTGAGATATCTAATATCACAAGAAAGCTGTTTTTGTAGTGGATTATCGTTCTCGTTTCCAACTttgtaaatgataaaacattttttattgcaattttaTGGCAAAGATGCAAAGGAGATTCTGGTGGTTGGCTTAGCTTAAATCTGCTTTTCAAATGGTTAAGAATAACATGGATAAtaatttttaattaaacttaTCTAAAATGTCAACTACACAAAACCACTTTGGTGTGAATTGTTAGTGTTGTGTCAAGGTTTGCACTGTTGAGACATCAGTTTTTGCCAGAGGCAAATGAATGATACAACCAAAGCAGCAAGAACCTGCTAGCAGCAGCCATAGAGACGTTTCCGGTGTGTTTATCTTTCACTGGACGTCATTTGCTTGAAGTCATTCTAAT contains:
- the LOC129089921 gene encoding thymosin beta-like; its protein translation is MSKTCPVNKEVQKFKRSSLKRTEMEEKNTLPTTQVIKDEKQAIEEITMKKPLNEALEHFQTDMLKKTETIEKNPLPTTDVINEEKIAIEEKSLKDPVNTEVESFNAQKLRKTTTKETNPLPTAAEIAEEKKAQKGKK
- the LOC129090377 gene encoding solute carrier family 25 member 53-like, which encodes MAGSPGHEQDEEGFRDQMVRFHSYLHGGTSSLLSTIPTLIVFPVYKTVFRQQIHNTPVHQAVGQLLKEGPVKLYRGVAPPLLMRTLNGTLLFGLQDTLLRQLSLSSQNVIYTSALPALAGFGAGMVEAVVFTPFERIQNVLQNSQNDRHLPTMKSVLVSLKTHRPALGYYRAFLPITARNALGSSLYFGLKGPVCAVVEAQGLSPVVSSFVSGTLTSMAISMTLYPLSVLVANMQAKVGGEVKGVMACWRMLWESRQRSVALLYRGGSLVVLRSCITWGITTAIYDWQQKGSG
- the LOC129089641 gene encoding ribose-phosphate pyrophosphokinase 1 isoform X1 — protein: MPNIKIFSGSSHPDLSQKIADRLGLELGKVVTKKFSNQETCVEIGESVRGEDVYIVQSGCGEINDNLMELLIMINACKIASASRVSAVIPCFPYARQDKKDKVGSRAPISAKLVANMLSVSGADHIITMDLHASQIQGFFDIPVDNLYAEPAVLKWIKENIPEWKTCTIVSPDAGGAKRVTSIADRLNVDFALIHKERKKANEVDRMVLVGDVTDRVAILVDDMADTCGTICHAADKLISAGATKVYAILTHGIFSGPAISRINNACFEAVVVTNTIPQEEKMKHCPKIQVIDISMILAEAIRRTHNGESVSYLFSHVPL
- the LOC129089641 gene encoding ribose-phosphate pyrophosphokinase 1 isoform X2, coding for MPNIKIFSGSSHPDLSQKIADRLGLELGKVVTKKFSNQETCVEIGESVRGEDVYIVQSGCGEINDNLMELLIMINACKIASASRVSAVIPCFPYARQDKKDKSRAPISAKLVANMLSVSGADHIITMDLHASQIQGFFDIPVDNLYAEPAVLKWIKENIPEWKTCTIVSPDAGGAKRVTSIADRLNVDFALIHKERKKANEVDRMVLVGDVTDRVAILVDDMADTCGTICHAADKLISAGATKVYAILTHGIFSGPAISRINNACFEAVVVTNTIPQEEKMKHCPKIQVIDISMILAEAIRRTHNGESVSYLFSHVPL